In Drosophila santomea strain STO CAGO 1482 chromosome 3L, Prin_Dsan_1.1, whole genome shotgun sequence, a single window of DNA contains:
- the LOC120449907 gene encoding gamma-tubulin complex component 2 homolog — protein sequence MNPDKAESDFANKVRFHLSKDELERQMRRIHDRDDSVDGKNRSAGSGSSGHSRITNSSTGLPRQESWIFESVGGYFLANEDLARMSVPRQEQLLMRDLIYSFSGVPSAYVKPDIQIDQISEMSSVDIAKVRFRLDEAFNGAFRALANEVLPMIGYYISVQSYIEETNMTPNCGRTRLALASALGNQLQEYYDLQAKLETDLQEKKLNLKELVRQVRPWLPILKSFSSMACSARGNLTSAQVLTLLDQTYRDQKDTDVDLKERVAIVLASVSRTYMKIVQLWMQKGVLFDTQHEFFVEDTEPSTSMSSTLLAPEKCCHAYWAERYRLMPDRLPGFLLSLANDVFLAGKYLNILRQCNVSMTLLQLPLAYNPSDLEHEEIIKNSYELPAQKLLKVLAEEHNLLLHIRNLKSYFLLQEEGFSETLLYKCQEYLKYNVDRLIPEKLQTLLTETLQKSNDFFKDMLRCQLKDCDVATQLERHHKAQRAEEEQEKESSSEEDPPEVLNLYGYEALAFRYEAKWPLSFVLYPELLDQLQMLQRVLLFLHYVKHHLTVLWRSPSEGTGLKLTNQSAELRHRMLLCMLSLEHHITQDIAEPRWQSLTLTVDKAKSIDEVVNKLETTVEECLRLGLLPSANTFVKSLYTLGHVCLNFCDFVESSMGEKSTKELEQEMCEYEKEFNSFLASILELVSQLAKTKDFGERDSCKRLLKRLEEFVKFSEADKDHSSNT from the coding sequence ATGAATCCCGACAAAGCAGAGAGCGACTTTGCAAACAAGGTGCGCTTTCACCTGAGCAAGGACGAGTTGGAGCGGCAGATGCGGAGAATTCACGACCGTGATGATTCCGTGGACGGCAAGAACCGTTCAGCTGGAAGCGGAAGCAGTGGACATAGTCGCATCACGAACTCGTCCACTGGTTTGCCACGGCAGGAGTCGTGGATCTTCGAGAGCGTTGGAGGTTACTTTCTTGCCAACGAAGATTTGGCCAGGATGAGTGTGCCGCGTCAGGAGCAGTTGCTGATGAGGGATCTAATCTACTCTTTCTCTGGGGTTCCATCTGCGTATGTAAAGCCTGATATTCAGATCGATCAGATTTCCGAAATGTCTTCAGTGGATATAGCCAAGGTTCGCTTTCGATTGGATGAGGCCTTCAATGGGGCCTTCCGAGCTTTGGCTAATGAAGTACTGCCCATGATAGGTTATTATATTAGTGTCCAGAGCTATATAGAGGAGACCAATATGACGCCAAATTGTGGCAGAACGCGTCTGGCCTTGGCATCTGCCTTAGGTAACCAACTGCAGGAATACTATGATCTACAGGCCAAGTTGGAAACAGATTTGCAGGAAAAGAAGTTGAATCTCAAGGAACTGGTGCGACAGGTGCGTCCTTGGTTGCCGATTCTAAAGTCTTTCTCCAGCATGGCCTGCAGTGCCCGGGGCAATCTGACCAGTGCCCAGGTACTAACATTGCTGGATCAGACCTATCGGGATCAGAAAGACACTGATGTAGACCTAAAGGAACGGGTGGCCATAGTTTTGGCTTCTGTTAGTCGCACTTACATGAAGATAGTTCAGTTGTGGATGCAAAAAGGTGTTCTCTTCGACACGCAGCATGAGTTCTTTGTGGAGGACACGGAGCCCTCGACTTCAATGAGCAGTACTCTATTGGCGCCGGAGAAgtgttgccacgcctactgGGCGGAGCGGTACCGCCTTATGCCGGACCGTTTGCCGGGTTTCTTGCTTTCCCTGGCGAATGATGTTTTTCTGGCTGGAAAGTACCTGAATATTCTGCGACAGTGTAATGTTTCAATgacgctgctgcagctgccacTTGCTTACAATCCAAGCGATTTGGAGCATGAGGAGATCATCAAGAATAGCTATGAGTTGCCAGCGCAGAAGCTTCTTAAAGTTTTGGCAGAGGAACACAATTTGCTTTTACACATTCGCAATTTGAAGTCCTATTTCCTGCTGCAGGAGGAGGGCTTCTCCGAGACTTTGCTGTACAAATGCCAGGAGTACCTCAAGTACAATGTGGACAGGTTGATACCCGAAAAACTACAGACCCTGCTAACAGAGACCCTGCAAAAGTCCAATGATTTCTTTAAGGATATGCTGCGATGTCAGCTTAAGGATTGCGATGTAGCCACACAATTGGAGAGACATCATAAGGCCCAAAGAGCTGAAGAAGAACAGGAAAAAGAGAGCTCCAGCGAGGAGGATCCTCCAGAGGTCCTGAATCTCTACGGCTACGAGGCATTAGCTTTTCGCTATGAAGCCAAATGGCCGCTAAGCTTTGTTCTATACCCTGAGCTCCTAGATCAATTGCAAATGCTGCAGCGTGTCCTGCTCTTCCTGCACTATGTGAAACACCATTTGACGGTCCTGTGGCGATCTCCATCTGAGGGTACGGGTCTCAAGCTCACCAATCAATCTGCAGAACTTCGCCATCGTATGCTGTTGTGTATGCTAAGTTTGGAGCACCACATCACCCAAGACATCGCCGAGCCCCGATGGCAATCGTTGACCCTAACGGTGGACAAGGCCAAAAGTATTGACGAGGTTGTTAACAAATTGGAGACCACCGTAGAAGAATGCCTGCGACTTGGGCTTCTACCCTCGGCTAACACCTTTGTGAAATCCCTATATACACTCGGCCATGTGTGTCTCAACTTTTGTGACTTTGTGGAGTCATCCATGGGAGAGAAGAGTACCAAAGAACTCGAGCAGGAAATGTGCGAGTACGAAAAGGAATTTAACagctttttggccagcattTTGGAGTTGGTTAGCCAGTTGGCCAAGACCAAAGACTTTGGGGAACGGGATTCCTGCAAGCGATTGCTCAAACGACTTGAGGAGTTCGTCAAGTTCTCCGAAGCGGA